A region from the Catellatospora sp. TT07R-123 genome encodes:
- the aspS gene encoding aspartate--tRNA ligase, translating into MIRTHTAGSLRAEHAGQTVTLAGWVARRRDHGGVTFIDLRDASGVVQIVFRDEAQAHALRNEYCVKVTGTVGLRPAGNENPELPTGAVEVTVTELTVLSEAAPLPFPIDDHVTVGEEARLRHRYLDLRRGNQAKAIRLRSRASAIAREVLGARDFLEIETPTLTRSTPEGARDFLVPVRLQPGSWYALPQSPQLFKQLLMVAGMERYYQIARCYRDEDFRADRQPEFTQLDIEMSFVTQDDIIELGEAIVGALWSELAGYDIPAPLPRITYHDAMNRYGSDKPDLRYAVELTELTSYFEGTDFRVFQAEYVGAVVMPGGAAQTRKELDGWQDWAKARGARGLAYVVLDAETGEARGPVAKNLSEAHLAGLADAVGAKPGDAVFFAAGSRRHSQELLGAARIEIAKRANLIDESAWAFCWVVDAPMFEPVDVPGEGVVEGAWTAVHHPFTSPNEDWIDNFESAPDQALAYAYDIVCNGNEIGGGSIRIHRGDVQKRVFTLLGITDEEAKDKFGFLLDAFQYGPPPHGGIALGWDRVCMLLAGVDSIRDVIAFPKSGGGYDPLTGAPTPITAQQRLEAGVDGKPKAPGEAKPKAEAASA; encoded by the coding sequence GTGATCCGCACCCATACCGCCGGAAGTCTGCGTGCCGAGCACGCCGGACAGACCGTCACCCTCGCCGGGTGGGTGGCCCGGCGACGCGATCACGGCGGCGTGACCTTCATCGACCTGCGGGACGCCTCCGGCGTCGTGCAGATCGTGTTCCGCGACGAGGCCCAGGCCCACGCGCTGCGCAACGAGTACTGCGTGAAGGTGACCGGCACCGTCGGGCTGCGCCCGGCGGGCAACGAGAACCCGGAGCTGCCGACCGGCGCCGTCGAGGTGACCGTCACCGAGCTGACCGTGCTCAGCGAGGCCGCCCCGCTGCCGTTCCCGATCGACGACCACGTCACCGTCGGCGAGGAGGCGCGCCTGCGCCACCGCTACCTCGACCTGCGCCGCGGCAACCAGGCCAAGGCGATCCGGCTGCGCTCGCGCGCCAGCGCCATCGCCCGCGAGGTGCTCGGCGCGCGCGACTTCCTGGAGATCGAGACCCCGACGCTGACCCGGTCCACGCCCGAGGGCGCCCGCGACTTCCTGGTGCCGGTGCGCCTGCAGCCGGGCTCCTGGTACGCGCTGCCGCAGTCCCCGCAGCTGTTCAAGCAGCTGCTGATGGTGGCCGGCATGGAGCGCTACTACCAGATCGCGCGCTGCTACCGCGACGAGGACTTCCGCGCCGACCGGCAGCCCGAGTTCACCCAGCTCGACATCGAGATGTCGTTCGTGACCCAGGACGACATCATCGAGCTCGGCGAGGCGATCGTCGGCGCGCTGTGGAGCGAGCTGGCCGGATACGACATCCCGGCGCCGCTGCCGCGCATCACCTACCACGACGCGATGAACCGCTACGGCTCCGACAAGCCCGACCTGCGCTACGCGGTCGAGCTGACCGAGCTGACGAGCTACTTCGAGGGCACCGACTTCCGGGTCTTCCAGGCCGAGTACGTCGGCGCGGTGGTCATGCCCGGCGGTGCCGCGCAGACCCGCAAGGAGCTCGACGGCTGGCAGGACTGGGCCAAGGCGCGCGGCGCCAGGGGCCTGGCCTACGTGGTGCTCGACGCCGAGACCGGCGAGGCCCGCGGCCCCGTCGCCAAGAACCTGTCCGAGGCGCACCTGGCCGGCCTGGCCGACGCCGTCGGCGCCAAGCCCGGCGACGCGGTGTTCTTCGCCGCGGGCAGCCGCCGCCACTCGCAGGAGCTGCTCGGCGCGGCCCGCATCGAGATCGCCAAGCGGGCGAACCTGATCGACGAGTCGGCGTGGGCGTTCTGCTGGGTCGTCGACGCGCCGATGTTCGAGCCGGTCGACGTGCCCGGCGAGGGCGTCGTCGAGGGTGCCTGGACCGCGGTGCACCACCCGTTCACCTCGCCCAACGAGGACTGGATCGACAACTTCGAGTCCGCCCCGGACCAGGCGCTGGCGTACGCGTACGACATCGTCTGCAACGGCAACGAGATCGGCGGCGGCTCGATCCGTATCCACCGCGGTGACGTGCAGAAGCGGGTCTTCACCCTGCTCGGCATCACCGACGAGGAGGCCAAGGACAAGTTCGGCTTCCTGCTCGACGCCTTCCAGTACGGCCCGCCGCCGCACGGCGGCATCGCGCTGGGCTGGGACCGGGTCTGCATGCTGCTCGCCGGGGTCGACTCGATCCGCGACGTCATCGCGTTCCCGAAGTCCGGCGGCGGCTACGACCCGCTGACCGGCGCCCCCACGCCGATCACGGCGCAGCAGCGCCTGGAGGCGGGCGTGGACGGCAAGCCGAAGGCGCCGGGCGAGGCCAAGCCCAAGGCCGAGGCCGCCTCGGCATGA
- a CDS encoding response regulator transcription factor has translation MPLVLVVEDDPAIRDALGNALTVAGYAVLTVGTALQGLRSLTGEHGDRPDLVILDLGLPDLDGADALRMMRAVSSVPVIVATARRSEHDAIRLLNSGADDYMTKPFSAAHVTARVAAVLRRTQPRSETPDTVVEIGPLRLDERTRTVLLHGTPLTLTRKEYDVLAYLAARVGRVVTRRELFTEVWQQPFVGADQTLDVHLSWLRRKLGETAAQPRMLRTIRGVGVMLVPPS, from the coding sequence ATGCCCCTCGTACTCGTCGTGGAGGATGACCCCGCCATTCGCGACGCCCTCGGCAACGCCCTGACGGTCGCCGGATACGCCGTACTGACCGTCGGCACCGCGCTGCAGGGACTGCGCTCGCTCACCGGGGAGCACGGTGACCGCCCCGACCTGGTCATCCTCGACCTCGGCCTGCCCGATCTGGACGGCGCCGACGCGCTGCGGATGATGCGCGCCGTCAGCAGCGTCCCCGTCATCGTCGCCACCGCCCGCCGCAGCGAGCACGACGCGATCCGCCTGCTCAACTCCGGCGCCGACGACTACATGACCAAGCCGTTCTCCGCCGCGCACGTCACCGCCCGGGTGGCGGCGGTGCTGCGGCGCACCCAGCCGCGCTCCGAGACCCCGGACACGGTGGTGGAGATCGGGCCGCTGCGCCTGGACGAGCGCACCCGCACCGTCCTGCTGCACGGCACCCCGCTCACCCTGACCCGCAAGGAGTACGACGTGCTGGCCTACCTCGCCGCCCGGGTCGGGCGGGTGGTGACCCGGCGGGAGCTGTTCACCGAGGTGTGGCAGCAGCCGTTCGTCGGCGCCGACCAGACCCTCGACGTGCACCTGTCCTGGCTGCGGCGCAAGCTCGGCGAGACCGCCGCGCAACCGCGGATGCTGCGTACGATCCGCGGCGTCGGTGTGATGCTGGTGCCCCCGTCGTGA
- a CDS encoding ATP-binding protein, producing the protein MRAVLARGTLAVTSMVALAFLVPLALVTKQIAADRALIDARQQAAAAVTAMTVAADRAELARAVAATVAGPQHRMAVHLPDGAPLGATHARPEDVSLVAARGGALTTEVDGGVVLLQPAALDGGRTAVVEVFVPAGDLTRGVATAWWSMGVLATLLVAASVVLADRLGARVVRAARELATASRAIGAGDLTVRVEPAGPPDLLDVGEAFNAMADRLTAVIDDERERAADLSHRLRTPLTALRLDTDALPPGPASDRMRQAVEALDAEIDAIIASARRTAAERALEETDLVDVVADRLAFWAVLAEDHGRPWQVHGADGPVWLPVPRADVIGAVDALVGNIFRHTPQGTGFRLRVTGQQLVVEDAGPGIADPEAALRRGVSGGGSTGLGLDIVCRVARQAGGTVTVDRGDLGGARITVSLAPTTPAQAPAPARFRRGMPG; encoded by the coding sequence GTGAGGGCGGTGCTGGCCCGCGGCACGCTCGCGGTGACCTCGATGGTGGCGCTGGCGTTCCTGGTGCCGCTGGCGCTGGTGACCAAGCAGATCGCCGCCGACCGGGCGCTGATCGACGCCCGGCAGCAGGCCGCCGCCGCGGTCACCGCGATGACCGTCGCCGCCGACCGGGCCGAACTGGCCCGCGCCGTCGCCGCGACCGTCGCGGGGCCGCAGCACCGGATGGCCGTCCACCTGCCCGACGGCGCCCCGCTGGGCGCCACCCACGCCCGGCCCGAGGACGTGTCGCTGGTCGCCGCGCGCGGCGGGGCGCTCACCACCGAGGTCGACGGCGGGGTGGTGCTGCTGCAACCCGCGGCGCTGGACGGCGGGCGCACCGCGGTGGTAGAGGTGTTCGTGCCCGCCGGTGACCTGACCCGCGGCGTGGCCACCGCCTGGTGGTCGATGGGGGTGCTCGCGACCCTGCTGGTCGCCGCGTCGGTGGTGCTCGCCGACCGGCTCGGCGCCCGCGTCGTGCGGGCCGCCCGCGAGCTGGCCACCGCCTCGCGCGCCATCGGCGCGGGCGATCTGACGGTGCGGGTGGAGCCCGCCGGCCCGCCCGACCTGCTCGACGTCGGCGAGGCGTTCAACGCCATGGCCGACCGCCTCACCGCCGTCATCGACGACGAGCGCGAACGCGCCGCCGACCTCTCGCACCGGTTGCGCACCCCGCTGACCGCGCTGCGGCTGGACACCGACGCGCTGCCGCCCGGCCCGGCCAGCGACCGCATGCGCCAGGCCGTGGAGGCGCTGGACGCCGAGATCGACGCCATCATCGCCAGCGCCCGCCGCACCGCCGCCGAGCGCGCGCTGGAGGAGACCGACCTGGTCGACGTGGTCGCCGACCGGCTCGCGTTCTGGGCGGTGCTCGCCGAGGACCACGGCCGCCCCTGGCAGGTCCACGGCGCCGACGGCCCGGTATGGCTGCCCGTCCCCCGCGCCGACGTCATCGGCGCCGTGGACGCCCTGGTCGGCAACATCTTCCGGCACACCCCGCAGGGCACCGGCTTCCGGCTGCGGGTCACCGGGCAGCAACTGGTCGTCGAGGACGCGGGCCCCGGGATCGCCGACCCGGAGGCCGCCCTGCGGCGCGGGGTCAGCGGCGGCGGCTCCACCGGCCTCGGCCTGGACATCGTGTGCCGCGTGGCCCGCCAGGCGGGCGGCACGGTCACCGTGGACCGGGGCGACCTCGGCGGGGCCCGCATCACGGTCTCCCTCGCCCCCACCACCCCCGCGCAGGCTCCGGCGCCCGCCAGGTTCCGGCGCGGCATGCCCGGCTGA
- a CDS encoding LamG-like jellyroll fold domain-containing protein: MRRLLAALSALAAAAVLLTAAPTAALAGDPLYPPNPHLWLRADIGAHLSGNVVTQWDDYTPNGHNATMTVAARRPTYVLSALGNNMPAVHFNGSQSLNLLNPASPTQFSIFVVGRNSNTSQSISPIMGPSGLNPNNQLRWEYGSSVLTVGTGNSFPAVSSPVANSSWHVLGLHFNGSTLSFYRNSTFVSSANVSSSGPWVLSSIGAYYSSYFLQGDIAEILIYAYTLNATERTDVQNLLRGKYGLPA, from the coding sequence GTGCGAAGACTCCTCGCCGCGCTCAGCGCGCTGGCCGCCGCGGCCGTGCTGCTGACCGCCGCCCCGACGGCCGCGCTCGCCGGCGACCCGCTGTACCCGCCCAACCCGCATCTGTGGCTGCGCGCCGACATCGGCGCCCACCTGTCCGGCAACGTCGTCACGCAGTGGGACGACTACACCCCGAACGGCCACAACGCGACCATGACGGTCGCCGCCCGCCGGCCGACCTACGTGCTCAGCGCACTGGGCAACAACATGCCCGCGGTCCACTTCAACGGCAGCCAGTCGCTCAACCTGCTCAACCCGGCCAGCCCCACGCAGTTCTCCATCTTCGTGGTGGGTCGCAACAGCAACACGAGCCAGTCCATCAGCCCGATCATGGGGCCGAGCGGTCTCAACCCGAACAACCAGCTGCGCTGGGAGTACGGCAGCTCGGTGCTCACCGTCGGCACCGGCAACAGCTTCCCCGCGGTGTCCTCGCCGGTGGCCAACAGCTCGTGGCACGTGCTGGGCCTGCACTTCAACGGGTCCACGCTGAGCTTCTACCGCAACAGCACCTTCGTCTCCAGCGCGAACGTGAGCTCGTCCGGCCCGTGGGTGCTGTCCTCCATCGGCGCCTACTACTCGTCCTACTTCCTCCAGGGCGACATCGCCGAGATCCTCATCTACGCGTACACCCTGAACGCCACCGAGCGCACCGACGTGCAGAACCTGCTGCGCGGCAAGTACGGCCTCCCGGCCTGA
- a CDS encoding glycoside hydrolase family 3 protein: MTTTDHRTSPAPAVSAPGTRRPLHDRGLFRLADAVLQPGFVGTTPPEWLRRRLNDGLGGVVLFSRNIVEPVQLAALTAALVAENPDVVIAVDEESGDVTRLDVATGSRRPGNHALGAVDDPALTESVAADIGAQLAAAGITMNYAPTADVNNNPNNPVIGVRSFGADPALVARHTAAWVRGLQSTGVAACAKHFPGHGDTGVDSHHGLPVIEVDAARLGLVELPPFRAAIEAGVRSIMTAHLLVPALDQHRPATMSPAVLVELLREQLGFTGLIVTDGIEMASVSERYGLGGAAVLAIAGGADAICVGGERSDEATVELLRNAIVDAVVSGDLPEARLVEAAERVAAFAADSAALRAARAAAAQQWDAANRPAVGLDAARRALRVTGAQRLPLPGPAHVVEFATATNLAIEASTPWGVGEPLRALRPDTTVVRLGEDSTVAQVLSGLNGGTPVLVCRDPHRFPWLTDLLHGVVAARPDTVVVEMGVPAGEPVGGTHVATYGAAAVCGQAAAELLAGDGR, from the coding sequence ATGACCACGACCGATCACCGCACGTCCCCGGCGCCCGCCGTCTCCGCGCCGGGGACGCGTCGTCCGCTGCACGACCGTGGCCTCTTCCGGCTTGCCGACGCGGTCCTGCAGCCCGGGTTCGTGGGGACGACCCCGCCCGAGTGGCTGCGCCGCCGGCTCAACGACGGCCTCGGCGGCGTCGTCCTGTTCTCCCGCAACATCGTCGAGCCGGTGCAGCTCGCGGCGCTGACGGCCGCCCTGGTCGCCGAGAACCCCGACGTGGTCATCGCCGTCGACGAGGAGTCCGGTGACGTCACCCGCCTCGACGTGGCGACCGGCAGCCGCCGCCCCGGCAACCACGCGCTCGGCGCCGTCGACGACCCGGCGCTGACCGAGTCCGTCGCCGCCGACATCGGCGCCCAGCTCGCTGCTGCGGGCATCACCATGAACTACGCGCCCACCGCCGACGTCAACAACAACCCGAACAACCCCGTCATCGGTGTACGGTCGTTCGGCGCCGACCCGGCCCTGGTCGCCCGGCACACCGCCGCCTGGGTGCGCGGGCTGCAATCCACCGGCGTGGCCGCCTGTGCCAAGCACTTCCCCGGCCACGGCGACACCGGCGTCGACTCCCACCACGGGCTGCCGGTCATCGAGGTCGACGCCGCCCGGCTCGGGCTGGTCGAACTGCCGCCGTTCCGGGCCGCCATCGAGGCGGGCGTGCGCAGCATCATGACCGCGCACCTGCTCGTGCCCGCGCTCGACCAGCACCGCCCGGCCACCATGAGCCCGGCCGTGCTCGTCGAACTGCTCCGCGAGCAGCTCGGTTTCACCGGCCTCATCGTCACCGACGGCATCGAGATGGCCTCGGTCTCCGAGCGGTACGGCCTCGGCGGCGCCGCCGTGCTCGCCATCGCGGGCGGCGCCGACGCCATCTGCGTCGGCGGCGAGCGCTCCGACGAGGCCACCGTCGAGCTGCTGCGCAACGCCATCGTGGACGCCGTCGTCAGTGGCGACCTGCCCGAGGCCCGCCTGGTCGAGGCCGCCGAGCGGGTCGCCGCGTTCGCCGCCGACAGCGCCGCGCTGCGGGCCGCCCGCGCCGCCGCCGCCCAGCAGTGGGACGCCGCCAACCGGCCCGCCGTCGGCCTCGACGCCGCCCGCCGCGCCCTGCGCGTCACCGGCGCCCAGCGGCTGCCGCTGCCCGGACCGGCGCACGTCGTCGAGTTCGCCACCGCCACCAACCTCGCCATCGAGGCCAGCACCCCGTGGGGGGTCGGCGAGCCGCTGCGCGCGCTGCGCCCCGACACCACGGTGGTCCGCCTCGGCGAGGACAGCACGGTCGCGCAGGTGCTGTCCGGGCTCAACGGCGGCACCCCGGTGCTCGTGTGCCGCGACCCGCACCGCTTCCCGTGGCTGACCGACCTGCTGCACGGCGTGGTCGCGGCCCGGCCCGACACGGTCGTGGTGGAGATGGGCGTGCCGGCGGGGGAGCCGGTGGGCGGGACCCACGTGGCGACGTACGGCGCGGCGGCGGTGTGCGGCCAGGCCGCGGCGGAACTGCTGGCGGGCGACGGCCGCTGA
- the hisS gene encoding histidine--tRNA ligase, whose translation MSKIMPLSGFPEWLPAQRIVEQRFLDRIQRTFELYGFASLETRAVEPLDQLLRKGETSKEVYVLRRLQADPNDASDASLGLHFDLTVPFARFVLENAGKLHFPFRRYQIQKVWRGERPAAGRYREFVQADIDIVDRDTLPAHYEAELPLVIGDALAGLPVPKATILVNNRKVLQGFYTGAGISDAEAVMRVLDKLDKIGPAGVTAELATLGVAESQAKLCLALAEISTDDASFVDEVRKLGVADPLLDEGLAELAMVVEAANEHSPGLCRAELKIARGLDYYTGTVYETQLAGLERYGSLCSGGRYDNLAASGNDRFPGVGLSIGVSRLLGALFGENAVTASRSVPTVVVVAVAAEEDRRAADRIAAALRSRGIATEVSPNAAKFGKQIRFAERRGIPYVWFPGQDGAGDTVKDIRSGDQVEAAAGQWNPPSADLHPAVEGTFN comes from the coding sequence ATGAGCAAGATCATGCCGCTGTCCGGGTTTCCCGAATGGCTTCCCGCCCAGCGCATCGTCGAGCAGCGCTTCCTCGACCGCATCCAGCGCACCTTCGAGCTGTACGGCTTCGCCTCGCTGGAGACCCGGGCGGTCGAGCCGCTGGACCAGCTGCTGCGCAAGGGCGAGACCTCCAAGGAGGTGTACGTGCTGCGCCGCCTCCAGGCCGACCCGAACGACGCCTCCGACGCCAGCCTCGGCCTGCACTTCGACCTCACCGTGCCGTTCGCCCGCTTCGTGCTGGAGAACGCCGGCAAGCTGCACTTCCCGTTCCGCCGGTACCAGATCCAGAAGGTGTGGCGCGGCGAGCGCCCGGCGGCGGGCCGCTACCGCGAGTTCGTCCAGGCCGACATCGACATCGTCGACCGCGACACCCTGCCCGCGCACTACGAGGCCGAGCTGCCGCTGGTCATCGGCGACGCGCTGGCGGGCCTGCCGGTGCCGAAGGCGACCATCCTGGTCAACAACCGCAAGGTGCTCCAGGGCTTCTACACCGGCGCCGGGATCTCCGACGCCGAGGCCGTGATGCGTGTCCTGGACAAGCTCGACAAGATCGGCCCGGCCGGGGTGACCGCCGAGCTGGCCACCCTCGGCGTGGCCGAGTCGCAGGCCAAGCTGTGCCTGGCCCTGGCCGAGATCTCCACCGACGACGCGTCCTTCGTCGACGAGGTCCGCAAGCTCGGCGTCGCCGACCCGCTGCTCGACGAGGGCCTGGCCGAGCTCGCGATGGTCGTCGAGGCGGCCAACGAGCACTCGCCGGGCCTGTGCCGGGCCGAGCTGAAGATCGCCCGCGGCCTGGACTACTACACCGGCACCGTGTACGAGACGCAGCTGGCCGGGCTGGAGCGCTACGGCTCGCTGTGCTCGGGCGGCCGCTACGACAACCTGGCCGCCTCCGGCAACGACCGGTTCCCCGGCGTCGGGCTGTCGATCGGCGTGAGCCGCCTGCTCGGCGCGCTGTTCGGCGAGAACGCGGTGACCGCCAGCCGCTCGGTGCCCACCGTGGTGGTCGTCGCGGTGGCCGCCGAGGAGGACCGGCGCGCGGCCGACCGGATCGCGGCTGCGCTACGCTCGCGCGGCATCGCCACCGAGGTCTCGCCGAACGCGGCCAAGTTCGGCAAGCAGATCCGCTTCGCCGAGCGGCGCGGCATCCCGTACGTGTGGTTCCCCGGCCAGGACGGGGCCGGTGACACGGTGAAGGACATCCGCTCAGGCGATCAGGTGGAGGCGGCCGCCGGACAGTGGAATCCACCGAGTGCCGATCTGCACCCCGCGGTGGAAGGTACTTTTAATTAG
- a CDS encoding MBL fold metallo-hydrolase — protein sequence MLVVGFPAQAFGTNCYVVAPAAGEHCVVIDPGIGVVDRLDEVLAQHRLRPAAVMLTHGHLDHTFSVAPVCGARGITAWIHPDDRELLADPAKALSVDLTAMFGGRLPYAEPDDVAELKDGAVLSLAGLEITVDHAPGHTGGSVMFRLPGADGEATCFSGDVLFRDGIGRTDLPGGSDALMAASLRDKVLTLADETVVLPGHGPSTTIGRERAHNPWLRGLGTPGPRRGL from the coding sequence GTGCTTGTCGTGGGCTTTCCGGCACAGGCGTTCGGGACCAACTGCTACGTGGTCGCCCCCGCCGCCGGCGAGCATTGCGTCGTGATCGACCCCGGTATCGGTGTGGTCGACCGGCTCGACGAGGTCCTGGCCCAGCACCGGCTCCGGCCCGCCGCGGTGATGCTCACCCACGGCCACCTCGACCACACGTTCTCCGTCGCGCCCGTGTGCGGCGCGCGCGGGATCACCGCGTGGATCCACCCCGACGACCGCGAGCTGCTGGCCGATCCGGCCAAGGCGCTGTCGGTGGATCTGACCGCGATGTTCGGCGGGCGGCTGCCCTACGCCGAGCCCGACGACGTCGCCGAGCTCAAGGACGGCGCCGTCCTGTCGCTGGCGGGGCTGGAGATCACCGTCGACCATGCGCCGGGCCATACCGGCGGGTCGGTGATGTTCCGGCTGCCCGGCGCGGACGGCGAAGCCACCTGCTTCTCGGGTGACGTGCTGTTCCGCGACGGCATCGGCCGCACCGACCTGCCGGGCGGCAGCGACGCGCTGATGGCGGCGAGCCTGCGCGACAAGGTGCTGACGCTGGCCGACGAGACCGTCGTGCTGCCCGGCCACGGCCCTTCCACCACGATCGGCCGCGAGCGCGCGCACAACCCTTGGCTGCGCGGTCTGGGCACGCCCGGACCCCGTCGCGGCCTGTGA
- a CDS encoding peptidylprolyl isomerase: MASSNTRQRKLARAKVDRQLARRAESTRRSRQLKAVFGGLLAIVVIAVLGMWGYGVFDPKPVETPVADTCSWNKLDTAANTQLNDVGLPAANGMATSGTSAMTIAFGTGNVVAKLDRTAAPCAAASLKYLADSGYFNATKCHEITRGAEQYALRCGDKSQSGNGGAAYGWYPENQPEAAPAATPSATPAATPSAAPSASASASASPAAGTVRYKAGTIAMQPTLTGSQFLIFYQDSVTTENYSIVGEVIDGLDVVKNIAEQGAIDNGNGSKTKPKKDVAITTLTVVDSTAPSDAPSPLPSASAAGSPKPTTSASAAS, from the coding sequence GTGGCTTCGAGCAATACCCGGCAGCGCAAGCTGGCCCGTGCCAAGGTCGACCGGCAGCTCGCCCGCCGGGCCGAGAGCACGCGCCGCTCGCGCCAGCTCAAGGCAGTGTTCGGCGGTCTGCTCGCGATCGTGGTGATCGCGGTTCTCGGCATGTGGGGCTACGGGGTCTTCGACCCCAAGCCCGTCGAGACCCCGGTCGCCGACACGTGCAGCTGGAACAAGCTGGACACTGCGGCCAACACGCAGCTCAACGACGTCGGGCTGCCGGCCGCCAACGGGATGGCCACCTCGGGCACCTCCGCGATGACCATCGCCTTCGGCACGGGCAACGTGGTCGCCAAGCTCGACCGGACCGCCGCGCCCTGCGCCGCGGCGAGCCTGAAGTACCTGGCCGACAGCGGCTACTTCAACGCCACCAAGTGCCACGAGATCACCCGTGGCGCCGAGCAGTACGCCCTGCGCTGCGGCGACAAGTCGCAGTCGGGCAACGGCGGCGCCGCGTACGGCTGGTACCCGGAGAACCAGCCCGAGGCCGCGCCGGCGGCCACGCCGTCCGCGACCCCGGCGGCCACGCCGTCCGCGGCTCCGTCGGCCAGCGCCTCGGCGTCGGCGAGCCCGGCGGCCGGGACGGTGCGCTACAAGGCCGGCACCATCGCGATGCAGCCGACCCTCACCGGCAGCCAGTTCCTGATCTTCTACCAGGACTCGGTGACCACCGAGAACTACTCGATCGTCGGCGAGGTCATCGACGGCCTCGACGTGGTCAAGAACATCGCCGAGCAGGGCGCGATCGACAACGGCAACGGGTCGAAGACCAAGCCGAAGAAGGACGTCGCCATCACCACGCTGACCGTGGTCGACAGCACCGCGCCGTCGGACGCCCCCTCGCCGCTGCCGTCGGCCAGCGCCGCCGGCAGCCCCAAGCCCACCACGTCGGCTTCCGCCGCCAGTTGA
- a CDS encoding peptidylprolyl isomerase — protein sequence MSSTIQRQRAAARARLERQMGERLEDARKRKQRNAVIGAGVALLLVVGGVVWAVSAMSGDDKGSTNTAAPAPSAVAQQCAWTAEDKAANPNLKDVGTPPTTGIADKGTQKMTITLNTGTVEVEVATAKAPCTATSMTYLASKKFFDNTKCHRLTTEGIKVLQCGDPSASGSGGPTYKFAEENLPNVTDPTTAYPPGTIAMANTGQPGSTGSQFFIVYDTSQLGPNYTVLGKVTKGLDVIQKIGAAGAVKDGKAANDGAPKKDVIITSLTVTPAAS from the coding sequence GTGAGTTCCACTATCCAGCGCCAGCGTGCCGCGGCTCGCGCCCGGCTCGAGCGCCAGATGGGCGAGCGCCTGGAGGATGCGCGCAAGCGCAAGCAGCGCAACGCCGTCATCGGTGCCGGGGTGGCCCTGCTGCTCGTCGTCGGCGGCGTCGTGTGGGCGGTGTCGGCCATGTCGGGCGACGACAAGGGCAGCACCAACACCGCGGCGCCCGCCCCGTCGGCCGTGGCCCAGCAGTGCGCCTGGACGGCGGAGGACAAGGCGGCGAACCCGAACCTGAAGGACGTCGGCACGCCGCCCACCACCGGCATCGCCGACAAGGGCACCCAGAAGATGACCATCACCCTGAACACGGGGACGGTCGAGGTCGAGGTGGCCACCGCCAAGGCGCCCTGCACCGCGACGAGCATGACGTACCTGGCGTCGAAGAAGTTCTTCGACAACACCAAGTGCCACCGCCTCACCACCGAGGGCATCAAGGTGCTCCAGTGCGGTGACCCGAGCGCCAGCGGCAGCGGCGGCCCGACGTACAAGTTCGCCGAGGAGAACCTGCCGAACGTCACCGACCCGACGACGGCGTACCCGCCCGGCACCATCGCGATGGCCAACACCGGCCAGCCGGGCAGCACCGGCAGCCAGTTCTTCATCGTGTACGACACCAGCCAGCTCGGCCCGAACTACACCGTGCTCGGCAAGGTCACCAAGGGCCTCGACGTGATCCAGAAGATCGGTGCCGCCGGTGCCGTCAAGGACGGCAAGGCCGCCAACGACGGCGCTCCGAAGAAGGACGTCATCATCACCTCGCTGACGGTCACGCCGGCCGCGAGCTGA
- a CDS encoding peptidylprolyl isomerase, whose protein sequence is MATPPWTPEPSQFTAPPPQRRGTSTGLIVTVVAAAVAVLLCLVGVAAVVVLRLRDSVDEAGGPGAAPAATSGAGQSTAAPAGSARCRWLAETPSEMVRDVGTPPVTVPARGSQTMTITTNRGVVKVEVNTAAAPCTAASMTYLASKKFFDGTKCHRLTTEGISVLQCGDPSGTGMGGPAYRFGDENLPVGAAETYPVGTVAMADTGQPDSVGSQFFIVWGTSQLGPDYTVLGVITQGLDVVKAIGRAGAVRDGQAAADGEPKQPVAITSITLSDPA, encoded by the coding sequence GTGGCCACTCCGCCCTGGACCCCCGAACCAAGCCAGTTCACCGCACCGCCGCCGCAGCGCCGCGGCACGAGCACCGGGCTGATCGTCACCGTCGTCGCCGCCGCCGTCGCGGTGCTGCTGTGCCTGGTCGGCGTGGCCGCCGTGGTGGTGCTGCGGCTGCGCGACTCGGTCGACGAGGCGGGTGGCCCCGGTGCCGCACCCGCCGCCACGTCCGGCGCCGGGCAGTCCACGGCCGCACCGGCCGGGTCGGCCCGCTGCCGGTGGCTGGCCGAGACCCCGTCCGAGATGGTCCGCGACGTCGGCACGCCGCCCGTGACGGTCCCGGCGCGCGGCAGCCAGACCATGACCATCACGACCAACCGCGGCGTCGTCAAGGTCGAGGTCAACACCGCCGCCGCGCCCTGCACCGCGGCGAGCATGACCTACCTGGCGTCGAAGAAGTTCTTCGACGGCACCAAGTGCCACCGCCTCACCACCGAGGGCATCAGCGTGCTCCAGTGCGGCGATCCGAGCGGCACCGGCATGGGCGGCCCGGCGTACCGGTTCGGCGACGAGAACCTGCCCGTCGGCGCCGCCGAGACGTACCCGGTCGGCACCGTGGCCATGGCCGACACCGGCCAGCCGGACAGCGTGGGCAGCCAGTTCTTCATCGTGTGGGGCACCAGCCAGCTCGGCCCGGACTACACCGTCCTGGGCGTGATCACCCAGGGGCTGGACGTGGTGAAGGCGATCGGCCGGGCCGGGGCGGTGCGCGACGGCCAGGCCGCCGCGGACGGCGAGCCCAAGCAGCCGGTGGCGATCACCTCGATCACGCTGTCAGACCCGGCCTGA